In Paenibacillus xylanilyticus, the genomic window TTTTGAATGAATGATGAACTTATTGTGACTTCTCAACATCGTAATCGTACCAAGGAGCATCTCAAAACGGCTCTGATTCAGCTTATTAAGAAAAAAGGCTTCCATGCAGTGTCTGTCAAAGACATCGTCGACCAAGCGGGTTACAACCGAAGCACGTTTTATTTGCATTATCAGGATAAATATGTCCTTGCCGAAGAGCTTTTGATCACGAAGTTGGAAGGCTTAAAAGAAGCCACAGGCAAACCCTACTGGCACGGTCATAAAGTCTTTACAAATAAGCTTAACGTGGAATCTTTTCAAATTGTGGATTATATATATGAACATCGTGACTTCTTCGAATTAATCCAATACGATGATACATTACCCGGTCTGCATACAGGCTTTCCACAAACCATGCTCAAAATTTATGAAGAGCAATTTGTATTCGAAACGATCAATAACTCCCCTGTCAACATGGAGTATTTCAAGTACTATACTGCATACGGATTTTTTGGACTATTGAACAATTGGATTTTAAGCGGATTTCGTGAGTCAAGGGACGCGTTTATCCATAACGTAATTGAACTCACCAAAACGCATATTCAATCTTTTTATTATGTGGGGGATAAACTGAATTAAATACGTTGTTATGCCGCTCAACTAAACTAGACATTTTCCACTGTAGCTCCGGTTAATGAATTACATAAAGTTTCAGGTTTAACGGATTGAACAAATATGTTCAAAATAAAAAAGCCGCAAATAACAGCGACTATAACAAGAAATATTCCAGTTCAGCATCAGGGTAGTTCCCTATGGTGGCTTGTTTGCTCTCTACAGAGTTCAGTCGGATGAATACGTCTACAAGAAAGTTGGATCAGCGGCTGGCTAGCCGCCGATCTTCTCCTTCAGTGCAGCGAAGCTTCATTGCGGTTTGAGGATCTCTTCTGGCCATTATCATTTACTACATCCAGTTGATTGGAATTACACCTTTACCGGTGTTTGTTCAGATGCTGCTGCGGCCGCTTTTGAAGAGAAGGAAAGCTTCGGAGGCATCACGTCATCCGGGAACGGGCAAACGTACGATTCTCCTTCCAGTCGTTCAGCCAGCTCTGCCTTCGCCTGCTCAATGAGAGCGGGATCAAGCAGCGCTGCAATGGCCGTACACGCCATCGCTTTGCCTGCGAGCAGCATGCCTTTGTGTGCATAGCTGCTCTTGCCTTGCGCAACAGTCTGCCAGGCATGGATCGGCGTTGCATAAGCCCAGGTCGCGGTACCGCATTGTGCAGTCGGCACGTTCCAGCTGACATCCCCTACGTCCGTTGACGCTGGCATAACGCGCATGGTATCCATAAGTGGAGCGACGAAGCCCGCAAGAGGACGGGCCGAGAGCATGTCATGGACCGTCTTTCCACTCTGTCTCGATGCACTTGTCTTATCCTCTTCAGGGATCATCGCAAAGATCTCTTGGGCAAAGGCCATTTCATCCTCAGTATACACAGGAAGCTCAAGTTCACTGAGGAACTCATGCATTTTGCCTTCCAGAGCCGCATTCGGGATGAGATTGGAAGCCCCGCCCTCATA contains:
- a CDS encoding TetR/AcrR family transcriptional regulator, which produces MNDELIVTSQHRNRTKEHLKTALIQLIKKKGFHAVSVKDIVDQAGYNRSTFYLHYQDKYVLAEELLITKLEGLKEATGKPYWHGHKVFTNKLNVESFQIVDYIYEHRDFFELIQYDDTLPGLHTGFPQTMLKIYEEQFVFETINNSPVNMEYFKYYTAYGFFGLLNNWILSGFRESRDAFIHNVIELTKTHIQSFYYVGDKLN